In Halalkalibaculum roseum, a single window of DNA contains:
- a CDS encoding ABC transporter ATP-binding protein yields the protein MPLSIISFKNVTFTYQKEADTQIRSCSFELNEGDRMAIKGESGTGKTTLFRLIHGFEQPESGAIYYKGDELTIPVIKNLRKESAWLPQDLNLGKGQVREVLSYPFEFSANHAKVTQSIEFESTFKELGLEKELLDKDFSDLSTGQRQRAGIALCLLLDKPLMMLDEPTSALDRASKQKVVELLFDNSGRTILSTSHDLFWIEQCNKVIEL from the coding sequence ATGCCTCTCAGCATCATTTCTTTTAAAAATGTCACCTTCACCTATCAGAAGGAGGCCGATACGCAGATACGCTCCTGTTCTTTTGAGTTAAACGAAGGTGATAGGATGGCCATCAAAGGAGAATCAGGTACCGGGAAAACCACCCTATTCCGCCTGATCCACGGTTTTGAGCAGCCGGAGAGCGGCGCTATCTACTATAAAGGGGATGAACTCACCATCCCGGTAATCAAAAATCTGAGAAAAGAATCGGCCTGGCTTCCCCAGGATCTTAACCTGGGCAAGGGTCAGGTACGCGAAGTACTTTCATATCCCTTTGAGTTTTCAGCCAACCACGCGAAGGTGACACAAAGCATAGAATTTGAATCAACATTTAAAGAACTGGGCCTGGAAAAGGAATTGTTGGATAAGGATTTTTCCGACTTATCAACCGGCCAGCGCCAGCGGGCGGGTATTGCGCTGTGTTTATTGCTCGACAAACCCCTGATGATGCTGGATGAGCCGACATCTGCGCTGGACAGAGCCTCGAAACAAAAAGTTGTAGAGCTCTTATTCGATAATTCCGGACGTACGATATTATCTACTTCACATGATCTATTCTGGATTGAACAGTGCAATAAAGTCATTGAATTATAG
- a CDS encoding sterol desaturase family protein, with protein sequence MDALIGQLQQTQSIVAVTGLVLLLLIEHIHPFFDFFHGSIKKKGIHLLANMTLGITNAVITSVFFAVAWLWAASWANTHDFGILNWLDLPVWAHAVGAVLLMDTWMYWWHVMNHKLPFFWRFHRVHHADPNMDVTTASRFHTGEIIFSSILRIPVIMLIGLHLWELLIYGTLLVVVVQFHHANIALPEKLDKMLRAVIVTPAMHKVHHSRWQPETDSNYTSLFSFWDRINSTFRLHDPLETISMGLDEFDSEEDQQVKGLFTMPFREGEEKKDK encoded by the coding sequence ATGGACGCGTTAATCGGACAACTTCAACAGACGCAATCCATTGTGGCGGTAACTGGATTGGTCTTGTTATTACTGATTGAGCATATACATCCTTTTTTTGACTTCTTTCATGGGTCTATAAAAAAGAAAGGGATACACCTTCTGGCTAATATGACGCTGGGTATTACCAATGCGGTAATTACTTCGGTATTTTTTGCGGTGGCCTGGTTATGGGCTGCCAGCTGGGCCAATACGCATGATTTTGGAATCCTGAACTGGCTGGATCTGCCGGTATGGGCGCATGCTGTCGGTGCGGTTCTGCTGATGGATACCTGGATGTACTGGTGGCACGTGATGAATCACAAGTTGCCATTTTTCTGGCGTTTTCACCGGGTACATCATGCTGATCCGAATATGGATGTCACCACCGCGAGCCGTTTTCATACCGGGGAAATTATTTTTTCTTCCATACTGCGTATTCCCGTTATCATGCTGATCGGGCTGCACCTTTGGGAGCTTTTGATATATGGTACCCTACTGGTAGTGGTGGTTCAGTTTCATCACGCAAATATCGCCCTACCAGAAAAGCTGGATAAAATGCTGCGTGCTGTCATTGTGACCCCGGCCATGCATAAAGTGCACCACTCACGTTGGCAGCCCGAAACGGACTCCAATTACACCTCTCTTTTTTCATTTTGGGATCGAATCAATAGTACCTTCCGCCTGCATGATCCCTTAGAGACTATAAGTATGGGTCTGGATGAGTTTGACAGTGAAGAAGATCAGCAGGTTAAAGGTTTATTCACCATGCCTTTTCGGGAGGGGGAAGAAAAAA